One part of the Maribacter aquivivus genome encodes these proteins:
- a CDS encoding glycoside hydrolase family 43 protein, which translates to MPEDSIDHIDFDKLNEKAISQPLVNHIYTADPSAHYFDGKIYIYPSHDIESNIPFDDLGSHFAMEDYHVISVDRESGEATDHGVALHVKDVAWAEKQMWAPDAAHKNGKYYLYFPAKKADGIFQIGVAVSNSPKGPFTPEPEAIKGSYTIDPAVFEDEDGSYYMYFGGIWGGQLQKYRNNVYNSNNELPKPNEPALLPIVAKMTDDLLEFSEEPKEIKILDENGELLLEGDNDRRFFEASWMHKYNGKYYFSYSTGDTHFICYAIGDNPYGPFTYGGRILEPVVGWTSHHSICQVEDKFYLFYHDSSLSKGVTHLRSVKMVELEHQADGHIKTITPYSS; encoded by the coding sequence ATGCCAGAAGATAGCATTGACCACATTGATTTTGATAAACTGAACGAAAAGGCAATTTCACAACCTTTAGTTAACCATATCTATACCGCAGATCCTTCTGCACATTATTTTGACGGAAAAATTTATATATATCCTTCTCATGATATAGAATCTAATATTCCTTTTGATGATTTAGGAAGTCATTTCGCTATGGAAGATTATCATGTTATTTCCGTAGATAGGGAAAGTGGTGAAGCCACAGACCATGGTGTTGCACTTCATGTAAAAGATGTTGCATGGGCAGAAAAACAGATGTGGGCTCCAGATGCCGCGCATAAAAACGGAAAATACTACTTATACTTTCCTGCTAAAAAAGCAGATGGAATTTTCCAAATAGGTGTCGCTGTTTCCAATAGTCCTAAAGGACCATTTACCCCAGAACCAGAAGCTATAAAAGGAAGTTATACCATTGACCCAGCAGTTTTTGAAGATGAAGACGGAAGCTATTACATGTACTTTGGAGGCATTTGGGGCGGACAGTTACAGAAATACCGTAACAATGTATATAATTCCAATAACGAACTCCCAAAGCCTAATGAGCCTGCACTATTACCTATCGTCGCAAAGATGACCGATGATTTATTGGAATTTTCAGAAGAACCCAAAGAAATCAAGATTCTTGATGAGAATGGCGAACTTTTATTAGAGGGCGATAATGACCGTAGATTCTTTGAAGCATCATGGATGCACAAGTATAATGGCAAATATTATTTTTCATATTCCACAGGCGATACGCATTTTATTTGCTATGCTATTGGCGACAACCCATACGGACCTTTTACTTACGGTGGTAGAATTTTAGAACCAGTAGTAGGTTGGACATCACATCACTCTATTTGCCAAGTAGAAGATAAATTCTATTTATTCTACCATGATAGTAGTCTTTCTAAAGGCGTAACACATTTACGATCTGTAAAAATGGTGGAATTAGAGCACCAAGCAGACGGACATATTAAAACTATTACCCCTTATAGTTCATAA
- a CDS encoding MFS transporter, which produces MNNDHKISLKEKIGYSLGDLSANLVFQTLVTYLAYFYTDIYGLETNDASLIIFVVGMVAAFAFNPIVGALADRTRSKWGKFRPWILFTSIPLGVVALLAFSTPNFDYSGKVVYAAVTYTLLLLLYAANNLPYAALSGVITGSMKERNSISSYRFVAVMFAQFFVQVFMLPIIQYAGGGNKAVGIEIVMTYLAIIGTIMLLITFFTTKERVIPTIEQKSSFKEDLGDLVKNKPWIIMLVLTTLVFITLAMKGGSYVYYFENYVDATSLAEFIDPILNGLDSIGVDFFGDNPISAGFGLFNAGGIIFMIVGISLSKGLADKYGKRDVFGAALFVSTIFIAIFYFFAPTSVELMFLSQILHGFFYGITIPLLWAMIADVADYSEWKNNRRATAIIFSAMMIGLKLGLTIGSSLVTWILGIYDYIPKKFAATDAIIQPESAIQGTKMLVSIYPAISFFIAIALLFLYEINKKMETQIEQDLITRRKA; this is translated from the coding sequence ATGAACAACGATCATAAAATATCTCTTAAGGAGAAAATAGGGTATTCTTTAGGAGACTTATCCGCCAATTTGGTCTTCCAGACCTTAGTTACCTATCTAGCTTATTTCTATACCGATATTTACGGTCTAGAAACCAACGACGCCTCGTTAATAATATTTGTTGTCGGTATGGTCGCTGCATTTGCCTTTAACCCTATTGTAGGTGCCTTGGCAGACAGAACCAGAAGTAAGTGGGGTAAATTTAGACCTTGGATCTTGTTTACATCCATTCCCTTAGGTGTTGTTGCTCTATTAGCTTTCAGCACTCCCAATTTTGACTATTCTGGCAAAGTAGTCTATGCTGCGGTAACCTATACCCTACTCTTATTATTATATGCTGCTAACAATTTACCGTATGCTGCTTTAAGTGGTGTAATTACAGGTAGTATGAAAGAGCGTAATAGTATTTCATCATACCGTTTTGTGGCGGTAATGTTCGCTCAATTCTTTGTACAAGTATTCATGTTGCCTATCATTCAATATGCAGGAGGCGGAAACAAAGCGGTAGGTATTGAAATTGTAATGACCTATTTGGCAATTATAGGAACGATAATGCTGTTAATCACCTTTTTTACAACCAAAGAGAGAGTCATACCCACCATAGAACAAAAATCAAGCTTCAAAGAAGATTTAGGTGATTTGGTAAAGAACAAGCCTTGGATCATAATGTTGGTATTAACCACTTTGGTATTCATCACTTTAGCGATGAAAGGTGGTTCTTATGTTTACTATTTTGAAAACTATGTAGATGCTACAAGTTTGGCAGAATTTATAGATCCTATTTTAAATGGACTTGACAGTATAGGAGTAGATTTCTTTGGTGACAACCCAATTTCTGCAGGTTTCGGACTGTTCAATGCCGGTGGTATAATATTTATGATCGTTGGTATATCCTTATCCAAAGGCTTGGCGGATAAATATGGTAAACGAGATGTTTTTGGTGCAGCGCTATTTGTCTCTACTATTTTCATTGCAATTTTTTACTTTTTTGCGCCAACCTCTGTAGAGCTAATGTTCTTATCTCAAATTTTACACGGATTCTTTTACGGTATCACCATCCCATTACTATGGGCAATGATTGCAGATGTAGCAGATTACTCTGAATGGAAAAATAACAGACGGGCAACGGCAATTATATTTTCTGCAATGATGATAGGTCTTAAATTGGGCTTAACCATTGGTAGCTCTTTAGTTACTTGGATATTAGGAATCTATGACTATATACCTAAGAAATTTGCAGCTACAGATGCGATCATACAACCAGAAAGCGCCATACAAGGAACAAAAATGCTGGTAAGCATATACCCTGCAATTTCATTTTTCATAGCAATAGCATTGTTATTTCTTTATGAAATAAATAAAAAAATGGAAACTCAAATAGAACAAGATTTAATAACTAGAAGAAAAGCTTAA
- a CDS encoding endo-1,4-beta-xylanase, protein MKRNLKSKHKTSIKFTLILASILMIGCGEKKTTPEVEKEPTLKEAFKSNFLIGSAVNDNLVSKKDSLGEQIVLTEYNTITPENSMKWTYMEPEQGKFEFETADKYIDFSTKNDIAFIGHNLVWHSQLAGWVEKIESKEELSASLKNHVQTVAARYSGKIHGWDVVNEALNEDGTLRNSLFLKQLGPDYLINSFKWAQEADPKAELYYNDYNMTRQEKRAGAIKLVKDIQASGARIDGIGMQAHWGLEDPTLEEIETSILEYSDLGIQVMITEFDITVLPNPWDLEGAEVSQNFEGSEHMNPYTKELPDSVNTQLAQRYKDIFSLFKKHSDKISRVTFWGINDGVSWLNSWPIEDRTNYPLLFDREYNRKPAYYSVLEIAKDSTL, encoded by the coding sequence ATGAAAAGAAATTTAAAGTCTAAACATAAAACAAGCATTAAATTCACTTTAATACTTGCCTCAATTTTAATGATTGGCTGTGGAGAAAAAAAGACAACTCCTGAGGTTGAAAAAGAACCCACACTTAAGGAGGCGTTTAAAAGTAATTTTTTAATTGGTAGCGCGGTTAACGACAATCTTGTATCAAAAAAAGATAGTCTTGGCGAACAAATTGTACTAACAGAATACAACACCATTACACCAGAAAATTCAATGAAGTGGACGTATATGGAACCAGAGCAGGGAAAGTTTGAATTTGAGACCGCAGATAAGTATATAGATTTTAGCACTAAAAATGATATCGCCTTTATAGGGCATAACCTCGTTTGGCATAGTCAACTTGCAGGCTGGGTGGAAAAAATAGAGTCAAAAGAAGAACTATCCGCTAGTTTAAAAAACCATGTTCAAACTGTTGCTGCTAGATACTCAGGCAAAATACATGGTTGGGATGTTGTAAACGAAGCGCTAAACGAAGATGGCACCTTAAGAAATTCATTATTTCTAAAACAACTAGGACCAGACTATTTGATCAATTCTTTCAAATGGGCACAAGAAGCCGACCCTAAGGCGGAGCTCTATTACAATGATTATAACATGACCCGCCAAGAAAAAAGAGCAGGTGCAATTAAGTTGGTTAAGGACATACAAGCAAGCGGCGCTAGAATTGATGGTATTGGAATGCAAGCACATTGGGGTTTAGAAGATCCCACATTAGAGGAAATTGAAACAAGTATATTGGAGTATTCAGATTTAGGCATTCAAGTAATGATTACGGAATTTGATATCACGGTACTACCAAATCCTTGGGACTTAGAAGGTGCAGAAGTAAGTCAGAACTTTGAAGGTAGTGAACACATGAATCCCTATACTAAAGAATTACCAGACTCTGTTAATACGCAATTAGCACAACGTTATAAAGACATCTTCAGCTTATTTAAAAAACACAGCGATAAAATTAGCAGGGTTACTTTTTGGGGTATAAATGACGGTGTATCATGGTTAAACAGTTGGCCAATAGAAGATAGAACTAACTACCCATTATTATTTGACCGAGAATACAATAGAAAACCAGCTTATTACAGCGTACTCGAAATAGCAAAAGATAGTACACTTTAA
- a CDS encoding hybrid sensor histidine kinase/response regulator transcription factor, translated as MSDKKLFVWVFAICMTLALQVSAQTNNDIYNFVTIDDGIPKSAITKIIQDKEGLIWIATYGEGLLKYNGTDLKKYKHDDNDSSSINNSIVNTIFIDSKDNIWVGSNEGLNKYDKELDLFSSIRISKNELTNKDLPVFSISEDINGSIFIGTPAHGLFKLNVIDNSIEEIKDETGSLGTQSVINAIVPLKNGDMLIGSTDGLFKYHKSDNVLKPKTISTENGTLLNDYAIQSITIDNNENIWLGTFTKGLFKVRNKIDDRYTASIFDFTDKRIFAIEVLPNNTVICATENDGLFVLDRNGNPIHNYTYDKSDPKRIRSNSIWSIFVDNQERIWLGYYNKGISVYDKYYDKFSELESLPYSDNSLQSPSVTGIVQGSDHQLWIGMDGGGIDKYNLETKEFTHISDNFISNSEKLKNLDVQTIFLDKQENLWAGTWSSGIFYLPKGGRSFKNFSIESTNRALTSNSVISFSEDSKGTIWIGTYFGGLHSYNPDTKEFHHHSSDAFTTPLGKEGHVRTVLVDHQDHIWIGGPNGLVKAYWPDEQKLETKILNNLITKNSNIQGTINARSLYEDSANNIWLGTYGNGLCKINLEENKVDWFNVDDGLLLENISSIIEDDNQNIWVSGETGLAMLDTKTKQFLNYNKEDGLLANNFNYNAVTKDKHGILYFGNYEGIDYFNPNNILENTNKPLVYFTDLKLFNKSVNPLEKGSPIQKTISETEQLTLKPDQFVFTLEYAAVNFTRANNNEYAYYLEGLENNWNYVGNTRTATYTNLNPGDYIFHVKASNNDGVWTESSLELPITILAPWWATTWATIGYMIAFISLILLVNWILNKRREERQIIQLERSQRQQEEILNEKKIQFFTNISHEFRTPLTLIMNPIMDIMETNNYKLNKGLKEKHRIIYRNAQRLKTLIDELMDFRKLHIHKMTLNTSKIDAYKFVKEIAKHFEEEAFEKNILLTTETDDNNEMDFWGDPGLLEKVIFNLLSNSFKATPESGVITLGIYSHKNKVVFPLLDDSKMHKALEISIEDTGSGINKDDIEHIFKRFYQATNKSQHYFGGSGTGIGLELVQSFVQMHKGIVEVSSEVNQGTKFTLLFPLGKEHFHSSEISIPSGKVLNLDIKEEHLEEDQKINAISNLDIENKKTILVVEDNIELRNYLKNKLRTDYTVVEAENGKTGLQMALKGIPDLIISDVIMPEMDGFEFCTHIKENLKTSHIPVLMLTAKAMSSDKIKGIDSGADAYLNKPFEMKLLRSYIKRLIETRQQFIEKNINEENKITLLENTTSLDKTFMQKVLDYVNENLGEPDLNVEHLADDMSLSRSQLYRKIKAITGMTATELIRKIRLKKAKQMIESGSESISEVGFKVGFSSASYFSKCFKNEFGILPTELKGNS; from the coding sequence ATGAGTGACAAAAAATTATTTGTATGGGTGTTTGCTATTTGCATGACGCTAGCCTTACAGGTTAGTGCGCAAACAAATAATGATATCTATAATTTTGTTACTATTGATGATGGCATACCAAAGAGCGCTATCACCAAAATAATTCAAGATAAAGAAGGTCTTATTTGGATTGCCACCTACGGAGAAGGTTTGTTAAAATATAATGGTACAGATTTAAAAAAGTATAAGCATGATGACAATGACAGCAGCTCAATAAATAACTCAATAGTCAATACCATCTTTATTGACTCTAAAGATAATATTTGGGTAGGATCAAACGAAGGCTTAAATAAATACGACAAAGAATTAGACCTATTTTCTAGTATTAGAATTTCAAAAAATGAACTAACCAACAAAGATCTACCTGTCTTTTCTATTAGTGAAGATATCAATGGGTCTATATTCATTGGCACTCCAGCACACGGTCTTTTTAAGTTAAACGTAATAGATAATTCAATTGAAGAAATAAAAGACGAGACTGGCTCATTAGGCACACAATCAGTAATAAATGCTATTGTTCCTTTAAAGAATGGTGACATGCTAATTGGCTCCACTGATGGGCTATTCAAATATCACAAAAGTGATAATGTTCTAAAACCAAAAACAATAAGTACCGAAAATGGGACTCTTTTAAATGACTACGCCATACAATCAATAACCATAGATAATAATGAAAACATTTGGCTAGGCACCTTTACCAAGGGATTATTTAAAGTAAGAAACAAAATAGACGACCGCTATACAGCTTCTATTTTCGATTTTACAGACAAGCGTATTTTTGCAATAGAAGTATTACCAAATAACACCGTCATATGTGCTACGGAAAATGATGGCCTTTTTGTTTTAGACCGTAATGGGAACCCAATTCATAATTACACATATGACAAATCTGACCCAAAACGCATTCGTTCAAATTCTATATGGTCAATTTTTGTGGACAATCAAGAACGCATATGGTTAGGTTATTATAATAAGGGCATTAGTGTTTACGACAAATATTATGACAAATTTTCAGAATTAGAAAGTCTACCATACAGCGATAACTCCTTACAATCGCCTTCTGTAACTGGTATTGTACAAGGTAGTGATCATCAACTTTGGATAGGAATGGACGGTGGCGGTATTGATAAATACAATTTAGAAACTAAAGAATTCACACATATATCTGACAACTTTATTAGTAATTCTGAAAAACTAAAAAATTTAGACGTTCAAACTATTTTCTTAGACAAACAAGAGAACCTATGGGCGGGCACGTGGAGTTCTGGTATATTCTACTTACCTAAAGGTGGTAGATCGTTTAAAAACTTTTCTATTGAATCAACCAACCGGGCATTAACCTCTAATAGTGTTATCAGTTTCTCCGAAGATTCTAAAGGTACAATTTGGATAGGCACCTATTTTGGCGGTTTACATTCATACAATCCTGATACAAAAGAGTTTCACCACCACTCTAGCGATGCTTTCACCACCCCTTTAGGTAAAGAAGGCCATGTTAGGACCGTATTAGTAGACCACCAAGACCATATCTGGATTGGCGGACCAAACGGCTTGGTTAAAGCCTATTGGCCTGATGAACAAAAACTAGAAACTAAAATTTTAAATAATTTAATTACCAAAAATTCTAATATTCAAGGTACCATAAATGCAAGATCCTTATATGAAGACAGTGCTAACAATATTTGGCTTGGAACATATGGCAATGGGTTATGTAAAATTAATCTAGAAGAAAACAAAGTTGATTGGTTTAATGTAGATGACGGTCTGTTATTAGAAAATATTTCATCGATTATAGAAGATGATAACCAGAATATTTGGGTAAGTGGCGAAACGGGACTTGCCATGTTAGACACAAAAACAAAGCAATTTTTAAATTACAATAAAGAAGATGGTTTACTCGCTAACAACTTCAACTATAATGCCGTAACTAAAGATAAACACGGAATTCTTTATTTTGGCAATTATGAAGGTATTGACTATTTCAACCCTAATAACATATTAGAAAATACAAACAAGCCATTAGTATATTTTACTGATTTAAAGCTGTTTAACAAATCAGTAAATCCATTAGAAAAAGGATCTCCTATTCAAAAAACTATTTCAGAAACAGAACAGCTAACCTTAAAACCAGATCAGTTTGTATTCACACTTGAGTATGCTGCAGTCAATTTCACCAGAGCAAACAATAATGAATATGCCTATTACTTGGAAGGGCTAGAAAATAACTGGAACTATGTAGGTAATACAAGAACCGCCACGTATACTAACCTAAACCCTGGCGATTATATTTTTCATGTAAAAGCATCCAATAATGATGGTGTTTGGACAGAAAGCTCATTAGAACTACCTATTACCATACTTGCGCCATGGTGGGCAACAACATGGGCTACAATTGGTTATATGATAGCATTCATTAGCCTTATTTTATTAGTTAATTGGATACTGAATAAGCGAAGAGAAGAAAGACAAATCATTCAGTTAGAAAGATCACAACGACAACAAGAAGAGATTTTAAACGAAAAGAAAATTCAATTTTTTACCAATATTTCCCACGAATTCAGAACTCCCCTCACCCTTATCATGAATCCTATTATGGATATCATGGAGACTAATAATTACAAACTAAATAAAGGCTTAAAAGAAAAACATAGAATCATCTACAGAAATGCCCAAAGACTTAAAACCCTTATTGATGAATTAATGGATTTTAGAAAACTCCATATTCACAAAATGACATTAAACACTTCAAAAATAGATGCTTATAAATTTGTTAAGGAAATTGCAAAGCACTTTGAAGAAGAGGCTTTTGAAAAGAACATACTGCTTACCACTGAAACAGATGACAATAACGAAATGGATTTTTGGGGGGATCCAGGATTATTGGAAAAAGTCATTTTCAACTTGTTATCCAATTCTTTTAAGGCAACACCAGAAAGTGGTGTAATCACGTTAGGAATTTATTCCCATAAAAACAAAGTAGTTTTCCCCTTGCTAGATGATTCTAAAATGCATAAAGCATTAGAAATTAGTATTGAAGACACAGGATCAGGTATTAACAAAGATGATATTGAACATATTTTCAAAAGATTCTATCAAGCAACAAATAAAAGTCAACATTATTTTGGCGGATCAGGCACAGGTATTGGCCTTGAGTTGGTACAAAGTTTTGTACAGATGCATAAAGGCATCGTAGAAGTAAGTAGCGAAGTTAATCAAGGTACAAAATTTACATTGTTATTTCCATTGGGGAAAGAACATTTTCACTCTTCAGAAATATCCATTCCTTCAGGTAAAGTTTTAAACCTAGATATTAAAGAGGAACATCTAGAAGAAGACCAAAAAATCAATGCAATAAGTAATCTGGATATTGAAAACAAAAAGACCATTTTGGTAGTGGAAGACAATATTGAACTTAGAAATTATTTAAAAAATAAACTTAGAACAGATTATACTGTTGTAGAAGCTGAAAATGGGAAAACCGGTTTACAAATGGCACTTAAGGGAATTCCAGATTTAATAATTTCTGATGTTATTATGCCAGAAATGGATGGTTTTGAATTCTGCACCCATATTAAAGAAAATTTAAAAACGAGTCATATCCCTGTTTTAATGCTTACCGCTAAAGCAATGAGCAGCGATAAAATAAAAGGCATAGATTCTGGTGCAGACGCATATCTTAATAAGCCTTTTGAAATGAAATTATTAAGGTCATATATAAAGCGATTAATAGAAACGCGACAACAATTTATAGAGAAGAACATTAATGAGGAGAATAAAATAACCCTTCTTGAAAACACAACCAGTTTAGATAAAACTTTTATGCAAAAAGTGCTAGATTATGTAAACGAAAATCTAGGGGAACCAGATTTGAACGTTGAACATTTAGCTGATGACATGTCTTTAAGCAGAAGTCAATTGTATAGAAAAATAAAGGCCATTACTGGGATGACCGCCACTGAACTCATCAGAAAAATTAGACTTAAAAAAGCCAAACAAATGATAGAGAGCGGAAGTGAATCTATTAGCGAGGTTGGTTTTAAAGTTGGTTTCTCATCTGCATCTTACTTTAGCAAATGTTTTAAGAATGAGTTTGGCATCCTACCAACAGAATTAAAAGGGAATTCATAG
- a CDS encoding VCBS repeat-containing protein, giving the protein MKLSIVLRPLICSIGLLAFINCSKKIEPVDSKIFSSLAASKTGIDFSNILTENDSLNYFTYSYLYMGGGVATGDINNDGLLDLFFTGNQVPNKLYLNKGNLQFQDISVKAGVVGDERWYTGVTMADVNGDGYLDIYCSVGGKFSPKENQLYINNTDGTFTEKAAEYGVANTGNSVQATFLDYDKDGDIDMYVANYPPTNFKSPTFYYSFKMKNPKASESDHLYRNDGDKFIDVTQEAGLTNFGLTLSATVGDINNDGWPDLYVSNDFNSPDFMYINNQNGTFKEVVKEATAHTAFYGMGTDIADINNDGNLDIFQVDMDARSNRRKKANMASMNPGLFWGVVNAGFHYQYMHNCMQLNSGIYTDGIPHFSNVSRITGTSSTDWSWGPLFADFDNDGNKDLFVSNGTRKEINNNDYFKKLDDIKIKKDTLLELSKSIPSEKIENFIFKNNGNLDFEMANDIWGIDYKGFSNGVVYADLDNDGDLEIITNNIDDKASLFENKSSETNNYVSIKFTGKKGNTSGLGNRIYVTTEGITQVQELTLSRGFQSSVAPELHFGVGKHTKIDEIKVVWTDGTIQKLNNIDSNQQLTLSPANAHETIIKVTEAARVFETDTTGLFPKHRHVENYYDDFATQVLLPHQMSAFGPALAIGDVNGDDLEDYFVGGSVGNTGSLFIQNSTGFIKTDATFLDDDILSEDTGALFFDADGDGDNDLYVVSGGYEFTENNIKLKDRLYDNDGTGLFSKVSNENMPNLTISGAKVYNADFDKDGDVDLLVLGRQVPGSYPSPTDSYILENISTKNQVAFQASEKLQPSAFKNLGMATSAVITDYNNDGWQDIIVVGEWMPIRVFKNSETGFSEVSEDMGLTTDTIGWWWSIEQGDFDQDGDMDYVVGNNGLNYKYKATNDETFDIFVNDFDKDNKEDIVLSYYNDGKQYPLRGRECSSQQIPAIKRKFQNYESFAEATLEDVYTEKSLESSLHYQVKSFASVYLENKDGKFIVHQLPIAAQISSINEILVDDFDKDGLLDILIAGNLLVSEVETPRNDAGYGLLLKGDGKGNFKSITADESGLFIPGDVKAIEIIHNKNKAPYLIAAKNNDYLQFVRWN; this is encoded by the coding sequence ATGAAACTATCAATTGTGCTTAGACCATTAATCTGTTCTATAGGTTTGTTGGCATTCATCAATTGTTCTAAAAAAATAGAACCGGTTGACAGCAAAATATTCTCAAGTTTAGCTGCTAGTAAAACCGGTATCGATTTCAGTAACATACTTACTGAAAATGACTCTTTAAATTACTTCACTTATTCATATTTATACATGGGTGGTGGTGTTGCAACTGGTGACATCAACAATGACGGACTTTTAGACCTTTTCTTCACAGGTAATCAAGTACCAAATAAATTATACTTAAACAAAGGAAACCTTCAGTTCCAAGATATTTCTGTGAAAGCCGGGGTAGTTGGTGACGAACGCTGGTATACAGGTGTAACTATGGCAGACGTCAATGGTGATGGGTATTTAGATATCTATTGCTCTGTTGGCGGCAAATTCTCACCCAAAGAAAATCAATTATATATAAATAACACCGACGGTACTTTTACCGAGAAAGCAGCAGAATATGGTGTAGCCAATACAGGAAATAGCGTGCAGGCTACCTTTTTAGATTATGATAAAGATGGCGATATAGATATGTATGTTGCCAACTACCCACCCACCAACTTTAAATCGCCAACGTTCTACTATTCCTTTAAAATGAAGAATCCAAAAGCTTCAGAGTCTGATCACTTATATAGAAATGATGGAGATAAATTTATTGATGTAACCCAAGAAGCAGGACTCACAAATTTTGGACTCACCTTAAGTGCAACGGTTGGTGATATTAATAATGACGGCTGGCCAGACCTATATGTTTCCAATGATTTCAATTCTCCAGATTTTATGTATATCAACAACCAAAACGGCACATTCAAAGAAGTTGTTAAAGAAGCAACTGCACATACGGCATTCTATGGTATGGGCACCGATATTGCAGATATCAATAATGACGGAAACTTAGATATTTTTCAAGTTGATATGGATGCCAGAAGTAATCGAAGAAAAAAGGCAAACATGGCAAGTATGAACCCTGGTTTATTTTGGGGGGTGGTGAATGCAGGTTTTCATTATCAGTATATGCATAATTGCATGCAATTGAATTCAGGTATTTATACTGATGGTATTCCGCACTTTTCTAACGTATCTAGAATAACGGGCACCTCCTCTACAGACTGGAGCTGGGGACCTTTATTCGCTGACTTTGACAATGATGGAAACAAAGACTTATTTGTATCTAACGGTACCAGAAAAGAAATCAACAATAATGATTATTTTAAGAAGCTTGATGATATTAAAATTAAAAAAGACACACTTTTAGAATTAAGCAAAAGCATACCCTCTGAAAAAATCGAAAATTTCATTTTTAAAAATAATGGCAATTTAGATTTTGAAATGGCAAACGACATTTGGGGAATTGACTATAAAGGATTTTCTAACGGTGTTGTTTATGCCGATTTAGATAACGACGGAGATTTAGAAATTATAACTAATAACATTGATGACAAGGCTTCATTGTTTGAAAATAAAAGTTCAGAAACTAATAATTATGTTTCAATAAAATTCACAGGTAAAAAAGGTAATACGTCTGGCTTGGGCAATAGAATTTATGTTACAACAGAAGGTATAACTCAAGTACAAGAATTAACCCTTTCTAGAGGCTTTCAATCATCTGTTGCTCCAGAATTACATTTTGGTGTAGGCAAACACACGAAAATTGATGAAATAAAAGTAGTATGGACAGATGGCACAATTCAAAAATTGAATAATATAGATAGCAATCAACAATTAACACTGTCACCCGCAAATGCTCATGAAACTATAATAAAAGTAACAGAAGCAGCTAGAGTATTTGAAACTGACACTACAGGATTGTTTCCTAAACATAGACATGTAGAAAATTATTATGATGACTTTGCTACTCAAGTACTACTACCCCACCAAATGTCTGCTTTTGGTCCGGCTTTAGCTATTGGTGATGTAAATGGTGATGATCTAGAAGATTATTTCGTTGGTGGCTCAGTAGGTAATACCGGTAGTTTATTTATTCAAAATTCAACCGGATTTATTAAAACAGATGCTACTTTCTTAGATGATGACATTTTAAGCGAAGATACTGGAGCTTTATTTTTTGATGCTGATGGTGACGGCGACAATGATTTGTATGTAGTAAGCGGCGGATACGAATTTACCGAAAACAATATAAAATTAAAAGATAGACTTTACGACAATGATGGCACTGGTCTATTTAGTAAAGTGTCTAATGAAAACATGCCAAATTTAACCATTAGTGGCGCTAAAGTTTATAATGCAGATTTTGATAAGGACGGTGATGTTGACCTCTTGGTACTAGGCAGACAAGTACCTGGCAGCTACCCTAGCCCTACAGATAGTTATATTTTAGAGAATATTAGCACCAAAAACCAAGTTGCATTTCAGGCAAGTGAAAAATTACAACCCTCAGCTTTTAAAAACTTAGGTATGGCCACAAGCGCAGTTATTACAGACTATAACAATGATGGCTGGCAAGATATTATCGTTGTTGGTGAGTGGATGCCGATTAGAGTATTTAAGAATAGTGAAACAGGCTTTAGCGAAGTTTCTGAAGATATGGGCCTAACAACTGATACCATTGGTTGGTGGTGGAGTATTGAACAAGGCGATTTTGATCAAGATGGTGATATGGACTATGTTGTGGGTAATAATGGTCTCAACTATAAATACAAGGCCACAAATGATGAAACCTTCGATATTTTCGTAAACGATTTTGATAAGGATAATAAAGAAGATATTGTTTTAAGCTATTATAATGACGGTAAACAATACCCTTTACGGGGTCGTGAATGTTCTTCTCAGCAAATACCAGCCATAAAACGCAAATTCCAGAATTACGAGAGTTTTGCCGAAGCTACGCTTGAAGATGTGTATACAGAAAAGTCACTAGAGTCTTCGCTACACTATCAGGTTAAGTCATTTGCCAGTGTATATTTAGAGAATAAAGATGGTAAATTCATTGTTCACCAATTACCAATAGCAGCTCAAATATCTAGCATAAATGAAATTCTTGTAGATGACTTTGATAAAGATGGTTTGCTTGATATTCTAATTGCTGGCAACCTATTAGTTTCTGAAGTAGAAACTCCAAGAAATGATGCTGGTTATGGCCTACTATTAAAAGGTGATGGTAAAGGAAACTTCAAAAGCATTACTGCAGACGAAAGTGGATTATTTATACCTGGCGATGTAAAAGCCATTGAAATAATTCATAACAAAAACAAGGCACCTTACCTAATTGCTGCTAAAAACAACGACTACCTGCAGTTTGTAAGATGGAATTAA